From the genome of Sinanaerobacter sp. ZZT-01:
ACTACTCAGCCAATGAAATCCGTAATATTAAAGCAATTCAAAGGTATCAGAAAAAGATGGGTGCTTATTACAAACCTTTTCAATCCAAGAGAACCACAATTACTGAGGAAGATGTGAGAGCATACACACATGAGAAGTTAAAAGGGTTATTTAATAAGGCTTATAGGGTAAATAGAGGTATCTACTATATTTCGGGGTTGAAAGGCTATACTTCCACAACCTTATATGAGAACCCTATTGTTGAACCTGGGGCTGGTCATGGTGTGTCCGTCGGTTGTGGTATGTATAGAAAATATAGAACCTATGGAAAAATAGCTGTTGTTGCTGTTGAAACCTTAAAATTATTTGATGGTACAGAACTTGTCTTTAATTACCCTTTTAGTATTAAAGGTAGAGAAACAAGCAGCAACAGTATTTATGAGGTTTACGACCTTGCTTACAAACACGGTGAAAACTTTGAATTATTAGAAGATAGGCGATTTTACAGTAGTCAGCAGAAGAAAATTGTAAAAAAGCTGAAGAAGTTAGGGGTTGGTAAGTCTCATGAGCAATAAGTATTATTTTATAAAAGCAAGACACCCTCAAATGGGTTTAAATATAGGGTTTGATAACTATATCTGCACAAACGAGGATTTCAAACGGTTTTGTAATGATGTATTTGATTTGGAACACGATAAAGAATATGACCCTGTTTTTTCAAGATTTGTAAGGCAGGTTGAAAGTGTAGTAAAAGTTGAGGAAACTGAATCTGAAGACAGAACCATTGAGGGTATTCAGAAAATGGTTGAAACCTCAAAGGGTAATGTAAAAATAGGATACACAAGGGTTAGGGAAAATCGTATTTATGTTCAAGTTGGTGAGATATATTTAAGAGGGTATAAGATTTTCACAGCGGATTTATGTTTGGTAAATGCTATGGATTTCATACCTTTGGATAAAAGCAAAGGCAATGGGAATGTTGAAATAATTGAGTGGAATAAGAGAAAGGCAACTAAAGGTATCAAATTTATACATAATAAGATAGAAAATATTTTGTATTTAGTTGACATGTTGTTTCAAACTTATGAAGCTATGCGAGAGGATGTAGAGAACCCCACAGAGTTGAATTTAACCTTTTTCATAGAACCTTTAATATAGAAAGGAAAGCACCCTTGAAGTTTAGGGTGTTTTTTCTTTGCTTGAATATATTTTAACTATACAAAGTTATATCTTAACTATAATTTATTGATTTTTCGGGCGATTGATGTTATACTTGTTGCTATTGACATCAATATATGAGTTGAACATGAGGAGGGATGTACGTGATTTCATATAGACCCTTTAGGGTATTGATAGCAGAAAGAAATATTGAAATAACTCAATTAGCAAAAGATTTGGGTATTTCACCAAATACTGCGGCTAAGTTAAATGCGAAAAAAGAGGAAAATGAGCCTGTTTCGCTGAAAATTATAGAAAAACTATGTAATCACTTAGGGGTCCCTGTAGAGAAAATTATAGAGATAAAGTAGAGAGGTGGGTTTTTAATAGTGAGAACTGTAAAAGACGTAAAAGAGTTAAAAGACAATATTGATACTCTCCATAAGTATATAAATGATAAAACAGAACCTACGTATGATTTTGCTATTAATCTTATCAAAAAGGGTACTTGTTTTGTTGTTGTTAAAACTGAAAAAGGTTATGAGTTTTACCCAAGCCGTTTTATTGGGTATTATGATAATGATATGGACAAGCACCTTAACAACACTGAGAAAGATGGAAAAGAAACAAACCCTGTTATATCAGAGATATTAGGTAATAAACCTGAACAAAACCCTTTGATAGATAAACAGTATCAAGAATATTGTAAGTCATTAGGATTTACAGCAAGAGATAAAGGTTCCTTTGGAGTAGAGAGAAAGTATTGGGAGGTTATAGAATGACAGTCAATCCTAAGGCAGATTTATTTGTACCTGCAAGCCTTTCTCTGGCTGATGTGTATACAAGTGGGGACGTAATTTATCAAATTCCTGATTATCAAAGACCTTATTCTTGGGTAGATGAGCAGGTAGAGCAGTTATGGGAAGATTTATTAGAAGCCTATGAAAATAATAAAGAAGATGAGAACTTAGACAGTAACTACTTTTTAGGTTCTCTTATTGTGGTTCAAAAGGGTAAGATTGAGGATGTTGTAGATGGTCAGCAAAGATTGACTACTCTTATGATTCTTTTATGTGTTATAAGACAAACCTTTCCTAAATTGAATAAGACCGTAGATGTTAATGAGTTCCCGTCTGTGGTTAAAATAGGAAAAATAAAAAGTTGTATTGCTGACACGAATGATTTGACGAGGTTAAGATTACAACCAGATGTTTCCCAATCTTCAAATGTTCAGGAGTTAATATTTGATGATGAAATTGACTTTACAACATATGAAAAACCAAGCAAGAAGCAAGTAGAGACAGATGCAAAGTATAGATATATTAATACTGCTGTGATTTGTCGTAACCATTTAATAGAGTTAGGTGAAGAAAAATCAGGTGAGTTTGTAAATTATCTAATGAATAAGGTAAAGATGATTAAGATTACTTGCTTTGACGAAAGTTTTGCTATTAAATTGTTTCAAGTACTTAATGACAGAGGTATGGACCTTTCGGCAGCAGATATTATAAAGAGTTATCTCCTTTCCACTGTTGGACCAGATAAGCATAAGCATGATACTTTTATGTATGACTGGAGATTATGTGAAGAATGGGTAAAAGAACTTGATGGTGACGATTTAACAGACCTTTTTACCTATTATGAATACTACTTGCTGGGTAGTAACCCTAAAAAATCATTGGTTGATGAATTAAAGGTTCTTTTCAAAGGGAAAGACTCAAATGTAGTATTAAGGGATTTTAAGGAGTTTGTTTCTTGTTATAGGCTTATCTACAATTCAACAGATAAGTTGATAAACAGTTTTTGGTATTTACCTTGGGGTTCTTATTGGGCAACTATGTTGATAGCAGCAGAACACATAAAATACCCTGAAAAAGAAGA
Proteins encoded in this window:
- a CDS encoding DUF262 domain-containing protein, encoding MTVNPKADLFVPASLSLADVYTSGDVIYQIPDYQRPYSWVDEQVEQLWEDLLEAYENNKEDENLDSNYFLGSLIVVQKGKIEDVVDGQQRLTTLMILLCVIRQTFPKLNKTVDVNEFPSVVKIGKIKSCIADTNDLTRLRLQPDVSQSSNVQELIFDDEIDFTTYEKPSKKQVETDAKYRYINTAVICRNHLIELGEEKSGEFVNYLMNKVKMIKITCFDESFAIKLFQVLNDRGMDLSAADIIKSYLLSTVGPDKHKHDTFMYDWRLCEEWVKELDGDDLTDLFTYYEYYLLGSNPKKSLVDELKVLFKGKDSNVVLRDFKEFVSCYRLIYNSTDKLINSFWYLPWGSYWATMLIAAEHIKYPEKEELQLSLRNFFFLNYIAGVTLNSLKQTLFNILIGIKNKDSVDSLKAIMEDKLNAMNTKQQVLSKLKGEVYYEGWLKAVLAVIEYYQTDEDEVSFISLDYKSLNVEHVYPQTPAEGSKWLKMFPEGGQYLNTLGNLTLLSGTKNKAAQNFPFNEKIFIYQGLDKNGKKTITKQGQVTVYQISQKIVNDYVANTYKKQWNEEAVQDRFNWLCEQIGEIFDLDVETILY
- a CDS encoding helix-turn-helix transcriptional regulator, which gives rise to MISYRPFRVLIAERNIEITQLAKDLGISPNTAAKLNAKKEENEPVSLKIIEKLCNHLGVPVEKIIEIK